Proteins encoded within one genomic window of Gadus chalcogrammus isolate NIFS_2021 chromosome 6, NIFS_Gcha_1.0, whole genome shotgun sequence:
- the atp2c1 gene encoding calcium-transporting ATPase type 2C member 1 isoform X2 → MLKTRERLLSPRPPSREDEMMVPVLGPKKASQLPVNEVACILQAELQLGLSQEEVARRRAYHGWNEFDISEDEPLWRKYMCQFKDPLILLLLASAVISVLMHQFDDAISITVAIIIVVTVAFVQEYRSEKSLEELGKLVPPECHCIRDGRLEQLLARELVPGDTVCLSVGERVPADLRLFEASDLAVDESSLTGETSPSSKTTAPQDPASNGGDMASRSNLAFMGTLVRCGKAKGIVIGTGENSEFGEVFKMMQAEEAPKTPLQKSMDLLGKQLSLYSFCIIGVIMLVGWLQGKRIMDMFTIGVSLAVAAIPEGLPIVVTVTLALGVMRMVKKRAIVKKLPIVETLSCCNVICSDKTGTLTKNEMTVTQVFTSDGLHAEVTGVGYNGAGEVLLDGDVVHGYACPSISKIVEVGCVCNDSVIRNNTLLGRPTEGALLALAMKAGLESVQQEFVRLEEQPFTSENKWMAVRCVHRTQQDQPGVFFMKGAYEQVIRYCTFFNSRGAAVPLSQQQRELFQQQKSYMGTAGLRVLAFASGPQMGSLTFLGLVGIIDPPRSGVKEAIGTLIGSGVAIKMITGDSQETAVSIASRLGLYTKGSQCLSGEEVDQMDLHQLSQIVPRIVVFYRASPRNKLKIVKSLQNIGAVVAMTGDGVNDAVALKAADIGVAMGLTGTDVCKEAADMILVDDDFATILSAIEEGKGIYNNIKNFVRFQLSTSIAALTLISLATLMNFPNPLNAMQILWINIIMDGPPAQSLGVEPVDREVIRQPPRNVRDSIITRSLLLKVLLSAFVIVCGTLFVFWRELRDNEITPRDTTMTFTCFVFFDMFNALSSRSQTRMVHEMGLCSNRMFCYAVLGSIMGQLMVIYFPPLQSVFQTESLSVLDLVFLLGLTSSVCVLSELVKLAERWRGARQDRGRCSDSASDADSFHEV, encoded by the exons CTTTCCCCGAGACCCCCCTCCAGAGAAGATGAGATGATGGTGCCTGTACTAGGTCCAAAGAAAGCCAGCCAGCTCCCCGTCAACGAAGTGGCCTGCATCCTTCAG GCGGAGCTGCAGCTGGGTCTGTCGCAGGAGGAGGTCGCCCGGAGGAGGGCCTACCACGGCTGGAATGAGTTCGACATCAGCGAGGACGAGCCCCTCTGGAGGAAGTACATGTGCCAG ttcaAGGACCCTCTCATCCTGTTGCTCCTCGCGTCAGCTGTCATCAGTGTGCTCATGCACCAGTTTGATGATGCCATCAGCATTACTGTG GCCATAATCATAGTTGTTACGGTTGCCTTTGTGCAG gagtacCGTTCAGAGAAATCTCTAGAAGAGTTGGGGAAGCTGGTTCCTCCAGAATGCCACTG TATCCGCGATGGACGTCTGGAGCAGCTGTTGGCCAGAGAGCTGGTCCCAGGAgacaccgtctgtctgtccgttggGGAGAGGGTCCCAGCCGACCTGCGTCTCTTCGag gccaGTGACCTGGCTGTGGACGAGTCGAGCCTGACTGGGgagacctccccctcctccaagaCCACGGCCCCCCAGGACCCGGCCAGCAACGGAGGGGACATGGCCTCGCGCAGCAACCTGGCCTTCATGGGGACGCTGGTCCGCTGTGGCAAGGCCAAG GGCATCGTCATAGGAACCGGAGAGAACTCAGAGTTTGGGGAGGTGTTCAAGATGATGCAGGCAGAGGAG GCTCCTAAGACACCGCTCCAGAAGAGCATGGACCTGCTGGGGAAGCAGCTCTCGCTCTACTCCTTCTGCATCATag GGGTGATCATGCTGGTGGGCTGGCTCCAGGGCAAGCGGATCATGGACATGTTCACCATCGGCGTCAG cctggcgGTGGCGGCCATCCCAGAGGGCCTCCCCATCGTGGTGACGGTGACCTTGGCCCTGGGGGTCATGCGCATGGTGAAGAAGAGGGCCATCGTCAAGAAGCTGCCCATCGTGGAGACCCTGA GCTGCTGTAACGTGATCTGCTCTGATAAAACCGGCACTCTGACCAAGAACGAGATGACGGTGACTCAGGTGTTCACGTCGGATGGCCTCCACGCAGAG GTGACGGGCGTTGGCTACAACGGGGCAGGGGAGGTGCTGCTGGACGGAGACGTGGTGCACGGATACGCCTGCCCCTCCATCAGCAAGATAGTGGAG gtggggtgtgtgtgtaacgaCTCGGTCATCAGGAACAACACACTGCTGGGACGACCCACAGAGGGCGCTCTCCTCGCGCTGGCCATGAAG GCCGGTCTGGAGTCGGTGCAGCAGGAGTTTGTGCGTCTGGAGGAGCAACCGTTCACCTCGGAGAACAAGTGGATGGCCGTCCGCTGCGTCCACCGCACCCAGCAG GACCAGCCCGGGGTGTTCTTCATGAAGGGGGCGTACGAGCAGGTCATCCGCTACTGCACCTTCTTCAACAGCCGGGGCGCCGCAGTACCGCTCAGCcagcagcagagggagctgttcCAGCAGCAGAAGAGCTACATGGGGACGGCCGGCCTCCGAG tcctgGCGTTCGCGTCGGGCCCCCAGATGGGCAGCCTCACCTTCCTGGGCCTGGTGGGCATCATCGACCCCccgaggtcaggggtcaaggagGCGATCGGCACGCTCATCGGCTCGGGGGTCGCCATCAAGATGATCACCGGAGACTCCCAGGAGACGGCCGTCTCTATAG ccagCAGGCTGGGTCTCTACACCAAGGGGTCTCAGTGTCTTTccggggaggaggtggaccaAATGGACCTGCATCAGCTGTCCCAGATTGTCCCGAGG atcGTGGTGTTCTACagagccagccccaggaacaagcTGAAGATAGTGAAG TCCCTCCAGAACATCGGCGCGGTGGTTGCCATGACGGGGGACGGCGTTAACGACGCGGTGGCGCTGAAGGCGGCGGACATCGGCGTGGCGATGGGGCTGACGGGGACGGACGTCTGCAAGGAGGCGGCCGACATGATCCTGGTGGACGACGACTTCGCCACCATCCT CTCTGCCAtcgaggaggggaaggggatcTACAACAACATCAAGAACTTTGTCCGCTTCCAGCTGAGCAC GAGCATCGCAGCGCTCACCCTCATCTCCTTGGCAACGCTGATGAACTTCCCCAACCCGCTGAACGCCATGCAGATCCTCTGGATCAACATCATCATGGACGGCCCCCCCGCACAGAG tctGGGCGTGGAGCCCGTGGACCGGGAGGTGATCCGCCAGCCCCCCCGTAACGTGAGGGACAGCATCATCACCCGCAGCCTGCTGCTCAAGGTGCTGCTGTCGGCCTTCGTCATCGTCTGCGGCACGCTCTTCGTCTTCTGGAGAgag ttgCGGGACAACGAGATCACGCCTCGTGACACCACCATGACCTTCACCTGCTTCGTCTTCTTCGACATGTTCAACGCCCTCAGCTCCCGCTCCCag acccgCATGGTGCACGAGATGGGGCTGTGCAGCAACAGGATGTTCTGCTACGCCGTGCTGGGCTCCATCATGGGCCAGCTCATGGTCATCTACTTCCCCCCGCTGCAGAGCGTCTTCCAGACCGAGAGCCTCAGCGTCCTGG acCTGGTGTTCCTGCTGGGCCTCACCTCCTCggtgtgtgtgctctctgaGCTGGTGAAGCTGGCCGAGCGTTGGCGCGGCGCCCGGCAGGACCGCGGCCGCTGCTCTGACTCCGCCTCCGACGCCGACTCCTTCCACGAAGTATGA
- the atp2c1 gene encoding calcium-transporting ATPase type 2C member 1 isoform X1, protein MDVSGQEMEELELSPRPPSREDEMMVPVLGPKKASQLPVNEVACILQAELQLGLSQEEVARRRAYHGWNEFDISEDEPLWRKYMCQFKDPLILLLLASAVISVLMHQFDDAISITVAIIIVVTVAFVQEYRSEKSLEELGKLVPPECHCIRDGRLEQLLARELVPGDTVCLSVGERVPADLRLFEASDLAVDESSLTGETSPSSKTTAPQDPASNGGDMASRSNLAFMGTLVRCGKAKGIVIGTGENSEFGEVFKMMQAEEAPKTPLQKSMDLLGKQLSLYSFCIIGVIMLVGWLQGKRIMDMFTIGVSLAVAAIPEGLPIVVTVTLALGVMRMVKKRAIVKKLPIVETLSCCNVICSDKTGTLTKNEMTVTQVFTSDGLHAEVTGVGYNGAGEVLLDGDVVHGYACPSISKIVEVGCVCNDSVIRNNTLLGRPTEGALLALAMKAGLESVQQEFVRLEEQPFTSENKWMAVRCVHRTQQDQPGVFFMKGAYEQVIRYCTFFNSRGAAVPLSQQQRELFQQQKSYMGTAGLRVLAFASGPQMGSLTFLGLVGIIDPPRSGVKEAIGTLIGSGVAIKMITGDSQETAVSIASRLGLYTKGSQCLSGEEVDQMDLHQLSQIVPRIVVFYRASPRNKLKIVKSLQNIGAVVAMTGDGVNDAVALKAADIGVAMGLTGTDVCKEAADMILVDDDFATILSAIEEGKGIYNNIKNFVRFQLSTSIAALTLISLATLMNFPNPLNAMQILWINIIMDGPPAQSLGVEPVDREVIRQPPRNVRDSIITRSLLLKVLLSAFVIVCGTLFVFWRELRDNEITPRDTTMTFTCFVFFDMFNALSSRSQTRMVHEMGLCSNRMFCYAVLGSIMGQLMVIYFPPLQSVFQTESLSVLDLVFLLGLTSSVCVLSELVKLAERWRGARQDRGRCSDSASDADSFHEV, encoded by the exons ATGGACGTTTCCGGTCAAGAAATGGAAGAGCTCGAG CTTTCCCCGAGACCCCCCTCCAGAGAAGATGAGATGATGGTGCCTGTACTAGGTCCAAAGAAAGCCAGCCAGCTCCCCGTCAACGAAGTGGCCTGCATCCTTCAG GCGGAGCTGCAGCTGGGTCTGTCGCAGGAGGAGGTCGCCCGGAGGAGGGCCTACCACGGCTGGAATGAGTTCGACATCAGCGAGGACGAGCCCCTCTGGAGGAAGTACATGTGCCAG ttcaAGGACCCTCTCATCCTGTTGCTCCTCGCGTCAGCTGTCATCAGTGTGCTCATGCACCAGTTTGATGATGCCATCAGCATTACTGTG GCCATAATCATAGTTGTTACGGTTGCCTTTGTGCAG gagtacCGTTCAGAGAAATCTCTAGAAGAGTTGGGGAAGCTGGTTCCTCCAGAATGCCACTG TATCCGCGATGGACGTCTGGAGCAGCTGTTGGCCAGAGAGCTGGTCCCAGGAgacaccgtctgtctgtccgttggGGAGAGGGTCCCAGCCGACCTGCGTCTCTTCGag gccaGTGACCTGGCTGTGGACGAGTCGAGCCTGACTGGGgagacctccccctcctccaagaCCACGGCCCCCCAGGACCCGGCCAGCAACGGAGGGGACATGGCCTCGCGCAGCAACCTGGCCTTCATGGGGACGCTGGTCCGCTGTGGCAAGGCCAAG GGCATCGTCATAGGAACCGGAGAGAACTCAGAGTTTGGGGAGGTGTTCAAGATGATGCAGGCAGAGGAG GCTCCTAAGACACCGCTCCAGAAGAGCATGGACCTGCTGGGGAAGCAGCTCTCGCTCTACTCCTTCTGCATCATag GGGTGATCATGCTGGTGGGCTGGCTCCAGGGCAAGCGGATCATGGACATGTTCACCATCGGCGTCAG cctggcgGTGGCGGCCATCCCAGAGGGCCTCCCCATCGTGGTGACGGTGACCTTGGCCCTGGGGGTCATGCGCATGGTGAAGAAGAGGGCCATCGTCAAGAAGCTGCCCATCGTGGAGACCCTGA GCTGCTGTAACGTGATCTGCTCTGATAAAACCGGCACTCTGACCAAGAACGAGATGACGGTGACTCAGGTGTTCACGTCGGATGGCCTCCACGCAGAG GTGACGGGCGTTGGCTACAACGGGGCAGGGGAGGTGCTGCTGGACGGAGACGTGGTGCACGGATACGCCTGCCCCTCCATCAGCAAGATAGTGGAG gtggggtgtgtgtgtaacgaCTCGGTCATCAGGAACAACACACTGCTGGGACGACCCACAGAGGGCGCTCTCCTCGCGCTGGCCATGAAG GCCGGTCTGGAGTCGGTGCAGCAGGAGTTTGTGCGTCTGGAGGAGCAACCGTTCACCTCGGAGAACAAGTGGATGGCCGTCCGCTGCGTCCACCGCACCCAGCAG GACCAGCCCGGGGTGTTCTTCATGAAGGGGGCGTACGAGCAGGTCATCCGCTACTGCACCTTCTTCAACAGCCGGGGCGCCGCAGTACCGCTCAGCcagcagcagagggagctgttcCAGCAGCAGAAGAGCTACATGGGGACGGCCGGCCTCCGAG tcctgGCGTTCGCGTCGGGCCCCCAGATGGGCAGCCTCACCTTCCTGGGCCTGGTGGGCATCATCGACCCCccgaggtcaggggtcaaggagGCGATCGGCACGCTCATCGGCTCGGGGGTCGCCATCAAGATGATCACCGGAGACTCCCAGGAGACGGCCGTCTCTATAG ccagCAGGCTGGGTCTCTACACCAAGGGGTCTCAGTGTCTTTccggggaggaggtggaccaAATGGACCTGCATCAGCTGTCCCAGATTGTCCCGAGG atcGTGGTGTTCTACagagccagccccaggaacaagcTGAAGATAGTGAAG TCCCTCCAGAACATCGGCGCGGTGGTTGCCATGACGGGGGACGGCGTTAACGACGCGGTGGCGCTGAAGGCGGCGGACATCGGCGTGGCGATGGGGCTGACGGGGACGGACGTCTGCAAGGAGGCGGCCGACATGATCCTGGTGGACGACGACTTCGCCACCATCCT CTCTGCCAtcgaggaggggaaggggatcTACAACAACATCAAGAACTTTGTCCGCTTCCAGCTGAGCAC GAGCATCGCAGCGCTCACCCTCATCTCCTTGGCAACGCTGATGAACTTCCCCAACCCGCTGAACGCCATGCAGATCCTCTGGATCAACATCATCATGGACGGCCCCCCCGCACAGAG tctGGGCGTGGAGCCCGTGGACCGGGAGGTGATCCGCCAGCCCCCCCGTAACGTGAGGGACAGCATCATCACCCGCAGCCTGCTGCTCAAGGTGCTGCTGTCGGCCTTCGTCATCGTCTGCGGCACGCTCTTCGTCTTCTGGAGAgag ttgCGGGACAACGAGATCACGCCTCGTGACACCACCATGACCTTCACCTGCTTCGTCTTCTTCGACATGTTCAACGCCCTCAGCTCCCGCTCCCag acccgCATGGTGCACGAGATGGGGCTGTGCAGCAACAGGATGTTCTGCTACGCCGTGCTGGGCTCCATCATGGGCCAGCTCATGGTCATCTACTTCCCCCCGCTGCAGAGCGTCTTCCAGACCGAGAGCCTCAGCGTCCTGG acCTGGTGTTCCTGCTGGGCCTCACCTCCTCggtgtgtgtgctctctgaGCTGGTGAAGCTGGCCGAGCGTTGGCGCGGCGCCCGGCAGGACCGCGGCCGCTGCTCTGACTCCGCCTCCGACGCCGACTCCTTCCACGAAGTATGA